A window of the Chloroflexus sp. Y-396-1 genome harbors these coding sequences:
- a CDS encoding amidohydrolase — MYDLLIQHATVLQVANGILSVLPQHDIAIVDRRIAAIAPEISPGLARETLTADGQLAIPGLINSHAHTAMSLFRGVAEDVPIEEWFNGYIWPLETNLTPEDVYWGTLLGLAEMIEGGVTCVADHYFMMDAIASAVQESGMRALLAWTLFSGADDQQQINTARQFVEQWHGAANDRIRVWMGPHSPYTCTPSLLQRVAQTARELGVGIHIHLSETAAQVAQSIATYGRSPVLVARDAGLFDVPALAAHVAHVSAEDIETLATHGVAVAVTPKTEMKLGIGVAPTLSLRSAGVTVALGSDGAASNNTYDILEAARLLALLEKLRNNDARCMPIDTAFELATVAGARALQWDGIGVLQVGARADLALVQCTTAHTQPLHNPVATLLYSAQSTDVTTVIIDGRIVMRDRVLLTIDKPRVLREVAARVERLTQRQTERRIAVYPELTADT, encoded by the coding sequence ATGTATGATCTTTTGATTCAGCACGCCACTGTTCTCCAAGTCGCTAATGGTATCCTTTCAGTATTGCCTCAACACGATATTGCGATTGTCGACCGACGTATCGCTGCAATCGCTCCCGAGATCAGTCCTGGCCTCGCTCGTGAAACCCTGACTGCCGACGGGCAGCTCGCCATTCCCGGTCTCATCAACAGCCATGCCCATACTGCGATGAGCCTGTTTCGTGGTGTAGCCGAAGATGTACCGATTGAAGAGTGGTTTAATGGCTATATCTGGCCGTTGGAGACCAATCTGACCCCTGAAGATGTATACTGGGGAACGTTGCTCGGTCTGGCCGAGATGATCGAAGGCGGGGTAACGTGCGTTGCCGATCATTACTTTATGATGGATGCGATTGCCAGCGCCGTGCAAGAATCGGGAATGCGGGCGTTGCTCGCGTGGACGCTCTTTTCTGGCGCCGATGATCAGCAACAGATTAACACCGCTCGTCAGTTTGTTGAGCAGTGGCACGGAGCGGCCAATGATCGGATTCGAGTCTGGATGGGGCCGCATTCACCGTATACCTGTACCCCATCGTTGTTACAGCGCGTCGCTCAGACGGCACGTGAGTTAGGTGTCGGAATCCATATTCATCTTTCGGAAACGGCAGCACAGGTGGCACAGAGCATTGCCACGTATGGCCGTTCTCCGGTTCTGGTAGCGCGTGACGCCGGTCTGTTTGATGTCCCGGCATTGGCTGCCCACGTAGCCCATGTGTCCGCTGAAGACATCGAAACCTTGGCCACCCACGGCGTTGCTGTAGCAGTCACTCCGAAGACCGAAATGAAGCTCGGTATCGGCGTAGCGCCGACGCTATCGTTGCGATCAGCCGGTGTCACTGTAGCACTCGGTAGTGATGGTGCGGCCAGTAATAATACCTATGACATCCTCGAAGCGGCTCGCCTGTTGGCTTTGCTTGAAAAGCTGCGTAACAATGATGCCCGCTGTATGCCTATTGACACTGCCTTCGAACTGGCGACGGTTGCCGGGGCGCGTGCCCTCCAATGGGATGGAATTGGCGTCTTGCAGGTTGGCGCTCGTGCCGATCTGGCGCTTGTGCAATGCACAACAGCTCATACCCAGCCGCTCCATAATCCTGTAGCAACGTTACTCTACAGCGCTCAGTCAACTGATGTCACTACAGTGATTATCGACGGACGGATAGTGATGCGTGATCGGGTTTTGCTCACCATCGATAAGCCACGGGTATTACGCGAAGTGGCGGCGCGAGTAGAGCGACTGACGCAACGCCAGACTGAACGACGGATCGCGGTGTATCCTGAACTGACCGCTGACACGTAA